The Pristiophorus japonicus isolate sPriJap1 chromosome 28, sPriJap1.hap1, whole genome shotgun sequence genomic sequence gcacattaatctcttgtgtgggaccttgtcgaaagccttctgaaagtccaaatataccacatcaactggttctcccttgtccactctactggaaacatcctcaaaaaattccacaagatttgtcaagcatgatttccctttcacaatcgatgctgacttggacctatcatgtcacctctttccaaatgcgctgctatgacatccttaataattgattccatcattttacccactattgaggtcaggctgaccggtctataattccctgttttctccctccctccttttttaaaaagtggggttacattggctaccctccattcgataggaactgatccagagttggaaaatgactgtcaatgcatccgctatttccagggccaccgccttaagtactctgggatgcagtccatcaggccctggggatttatcggccttcaatcccatcaatttttccaacacaatttcccgactaaaggctttccctcagttcctccttcttactagaccctctgaccccttttatatccggaaggttgtttgtgtcctccttttgaATAACGaaccaagtacttgttcaattggtctgccatttctttgtaccctgttatgacttcccctgattctgactgcaggggacctacatttgtctttattaaactttttctctttacatatctatcgaaacttttgcagtccgtcttaatgttccctgcaagcttcatctcgtactccattttccctgccctaatcaaaccctttgaccctcctctgctgagttctaaatttctcccagtccccaggttcactgctatttctggccaatttgtatgccacttccttggctttaatactatctctgatttcccttgatagccacggttgagccaccttcccttttgttatttttacgccagacaggaatgtacaattgttgtagttcatccatgcggtctcgaaatgtctgccattgcccatccacagtcaacccattaagtatcattcgccaatctatcctagtcaattcacgcctcataccttcaaagttacccttctttaagttctggaccatggtctctgaattaacggtttcattctccatcctaatgtcgaattccaccatattctggtcactcttccccaaggggcctcgcacaacgagattgctaattaatcctctctcattacacaacatccagtctaagatggcctccccccgagttggttcctcgacatattggtctagaaaaccatcccttatgcactccaggaaatcctcctccactgtattgcttccagtttgtttagcccaatctatatgcatattaaagtcacccattataactgctgcacctttattgcatgcacccctaatttcctgtttgatgccctccccaacatcactactactgtttggaggtctgtacacaacacccactaacgttttttgccctttggtgttctgcagctctacccatatagattccacatcatccaagctaatgtccttcctaactattgcattaatctcctctttaaccagcaatgctactccacctccttttccttttattctatccttcctgaatgttgcatacccatggatgttgagttcccagccctgatcatcctggagccacgtctctgtaatcccaaacacatcatatctgttaacatctatttgcacagttaattcatccacaggagatttgagtacaggggcagggaggtgttgctacagttgtacagggcattggtgaggccacacctggagtattgtgtacagttttggtctcctaacctgaggaaggacattcttgctattgagggagtgcagcgaaggttcaccagactgattcccgggatggcgggactgatctatcaactgggcttgtattcactggagttcagaagaatgagaggggaactcatcaaaacatttaaaattctgatgggcttagacaggttagatgcaggaagaatgttcccaatgttggggaagtccagaaccagaggtcacagtctaaggataaggggtaagccatttaggaccgagatgcggaggaacttcttcacccagagagtggtgaacctgtggaattctctaccacagaaagttgttgaggccaattcactaaatatattcaaaaaggagttagatgaggtccttactacttgggggatcaaggcgtatggcgagaaagcaggaatggggtactgaagttgaatgttcagccatgaactcattgaatggcggtgcaggctagaagggccgaatggcctactcctgcacctattttctatgtttctatgttattacggaaactccttgcattaagacacaaagcctttaggcttgtttttttaacaccctttgtccttttagaattttgccgtaCAGTGGCCCctcgtcccttcttccaagtcgttaatatagattgaaaatagttggggtcccagcactgatgcctgcggcaccccactcattactgattgccaacccgagaatgaaccatttaccccaactctctgttgtctgttagttagccaatcctctatccatgctaatatgttacccccagccccgtgaacttttatcttgtgcagtaaccttttatgtggcaccttgtcaaatgccttctggaagaccaaatacaccacacccactttatccaccctggcccatgatgtgaagtggaacataattcatcgaaagcacctctgacagtgttgaGGAGAAACTGACTGACCAAATGTGAAAAATGAATTCCTGAATGTTTGGTATtgtacaagacaaaaatagaaagaaTGCATTTCTTCCAAATGTCCAGGCCTAGTCTGAATGATGGATTAGTGATTTTGAGATGAGATAAAATTATAACTATTGCATACTGTTTAAAAATAGACTGATATTTGAGGACAAAAATATTtcatttcagaatttttttcaacaTGGTACAAGCAGAGAAGGAGTTTGATGACGTATGCCATTGTCTAATAGAGAACTGATTTAGTTGGCTACTATTGCATATTTTCTTCaaattttttaaagttttgattTGCTGTGTATTTCACGTTCCAAGTTCCAAGTCCACCTGTTTTGAATAACACCAAAAATGAAAATAATCATTgcatttaggataaggggtaggccatttaggactgagatgaggagaaacttcttcactcaagagagttgttaacctgtggaattccctgccgcagagatttgttgatgccagttcactggatagattcaagagggagttagatatggctcttgcggttcaggggatcaagaggtatggagagaaagcaggaaaggggtactgaaggaatgatcagccatgatattgaatggcggtgcaggctcgaagggccgaatggcctactcctgcacctatttttctatgtttctatgttcgttacatgctcaaagaattccagcaaatttgtcaaacttaacttccccttcataaatccatgctgattctgcctgaccgaattatgttttttcaaatgttgtgctactgcttctttaagaatgaactcttcaacattttcccaaccacagatgttaggcgaactggtcgatagtatcctgctttttgtctgccacctttttaaccgagtgcggctcccggtccccgggcaacaccgagtacgGCTCTCGGGGCCCCCGGGCAGCACCGGGTGCAGCTCTCGGGGCCTGAGTCAGAGCCACTGGGCCCAGCACCTCCcacacaccaggaaaacaacaacttgcatttatacagcaggcccagcaattcccagccgctctgtatcaggtgggcgctggatgtggaagtcgctccctggcctcctgtgtgggtctgtttgttacatcagtttgagctggatggagagggggagaagctgctgggtttcacccccagtacctctgggcccagtgggaccaacaatttcccatgtgggcctgtcgagggaggtggatTCCCTTCCCTGAAGTACAGcaatgacccagatgtgtttttaagacaatccggcagctttaatggtcacttttttctagtgccggccccacaaatgaccagattcattaagctcaatttcacaacctgcctttgtgtttttgtgggttctctctcacactcactttttcctgtttgaaattcactttacagggtgttaaaaggggaggatttgtcgactggaagctcaaaccaaacatcacctcaagatctgacagtcactcactacatcgggactggaatatcatcaacttttgaccatggaagcagaaggcaccgttcacagtggggagaaacggtacacgtgctctgtgtgtggacaaggcttcagccaatcgtccaaactggagagacacaagtgcagtaacactggggagaaaccgtgtaaatgtggggattgtgggaaacgtttcaactccccatcccagctggaaacacattggcgaggtcacactggggagagaccattcacctgctccgactgtgggaagggattcactcggttatcccacctgctgagacaccagcgagttcacacaggggagaggccattcacctgctccgagtgtgggatgggattcactcagttatccaacatgctgatacaccagcgagttcacactggggagaggccattcacctgctccgagtgtgggaagggattcatccagttatccaacctgctgatacaccagcgagttcacactggggagaggccattcagctgctccgactgtgggaagggattcactacatcatctgacctgctgacacaccagcgagttcacactggggagaggccgttcacctgctccgactgtgggaagggattcactacatcatcccacctgctgacacaccagcgagttcacactggggagaggccgttcacctgctccgactgtgggaagggatttacgacatcatcccacctgctgacacaccagcgagttcacactggggagagaccgttcacctgctccgactgtgggaagggattcactacatcatctgacctactgacccaccagcgagttcacactggggagaggccgttcacctgctccgactgtgggaagggattcactacatcatccaacctgctgacacaccagcgagttcacactggggagaggccgttcacctgctccgactgtgggaagggattcactgcatcatcccacctgctgacacaccagcgagttcacactggggagaggccgttcacctgctcggactgtgggaagggattcacttcatCATCcaaccttctgagacaccagcgagttcacactggggcgaggccgttCACCTCCTCTgaatgtgggaggggattcactaaatcatcccacttgctgacacaccagcgagttcataatgaggagagaccttgtaaatgttctgactgtgagaagagttttaaaagcaaagagcaactgataagacaccagcgagttcacactggggagaggccgttcacctgctctgagtgtggcaagggattcactgcatcatccaaccttctgagacaccagcgagttcacactggggagaggccgttcacctgctctgaatgtgggaggggattcactatatcatcccacctgctgacacaccagcgagttcacactggggagagaccgttcacctgctctgactgtgagaagggattcactacatcatcccacctgctgagacaccagcaagttcacactggggagagaccgttcgcctgctctgaatgtgggaagggattcactatatcatcccacctgctgacacaccagcgagttcacactggggagaggccgttcacctgctctgagtgtggcaagggattctctcagtcaggcaacctgctgagacatcagcgagttcacaagtgactgcaggggttggattctgctgttattcacatcccggactgaatcgtgttcattctgacagttggggtttataactcctgtaacactgatgttaataactcctgaaatcgactggagtttaatatttgggatatagacacataaattagtgttgctttcaacacattgctgtgtatttttgtctttcccacctgagtgttcagcatcacctggctggagctgagaaaggacaatctgtggggaggatcttGCAGGGGGAACAGAACGTCAGCCTGGACACTGACCTTCAGGGACACacagagatcacctcattcttctgaactccaatgtgtataggcccaacctactcaaccataaaTGAATCcactcacctctggaatcaactctggaatctgcagcagacatgagcaaggacctgaggcttattaaaagacacatatttcattacagacaaggttacactgggagaaattttcagttagaacatgagaatataagaaatagtagcaggagtaggccatttgacccctcgggcctcctctgccattcaataagatcatggctgatctgaccatggactccgttccacttccctgcctgctccccagaatccttgactcacttatcgctcaaaaatctgtctatttccgccttaaatatattcaaagacccagcctccacagctctcctgggcagagaattccatggatttaaaaccctcagagaagaaattcctcatctcagttttaattgggtggccccttattctaagactatgtcccctagttttagtttcccgtgtaagtggaaatatcctctctgcatccacctatcaggccccctcattatcttatattttgataaaatcacatcccattcttctgaactccaatgtgtttaggcccaacctactcaagctatcttcataagtcaaccccctcatctccggaatcaacctagtgaaccttctctgaactgcctccaatgcaggtctatccttccttaaatacggagaccaaaatacggagtccattacaggcaaaatgcccggcaaaccagcagcacactggcaccttaacagtgtctcattggcctacaggctttccttaaatagatttgctgagtggatataaacttaaaccaggtttacaggcgtgatgctctattcacatattgaaggtagaagagatgctgtggggcagatTCTAAGTCCAgtcgctgaaagtgattaacagactgggttttgtgtttaatgatcccaggcgtgttaccaataccagcagaatcgaagcccatggaataacggggacaatggcagcatggatgtgaaagtggctaagtgacacaaacagagtagtggtgaacggttgtttttcagactggaagaagtggtgttccccagaggtcggtactgggaccactgctttttttgatctatattattgacctagacttgggtgtacagggcacaatttccaaatctacagctcacacaaaacttggaagtacagtgaacagtgaggaggtggtgatagacttcagaaagtcatcagcaggctggtggaatgggcagacatgtggcagatgaaacttaacatagaaaagttcaaaagtgatacattttggtcagaagaaagaggagaggaaatataaactaaagggtacaattgtaaaggggtgtgtgaacagagagacccaggagtatatgtgcaccaatcactgaaggtggcagcacaggttgagaaagtggttacaaagacttacgggacccgaggcttcatgaatagaggtatagagtacagaagtgtggatattatgttgaacccacgtaaaactctggttcggcctcaactggagtattgtgtccaattctggttcatcatcatcacaggcagtccctcggatcgaggaagacatgcttccactctaaaaatgagtacttaagtgcctgaacagtccaatatgagagccacagtccctgtcataggtgggacagatgctcgttgagggaaggggtgggtgggacaggtttgccgcatgtactttctgatgcctgcggttgatttctgcatgctctcggcgatgagactcgaggtgctcagcgccctcccggatgcactttctccactgagggcggtctttagccagggtctcccaggtgtcagtggggatgttgtactttatcagggaggctttgagggtgtccctgtaacgtttcctctgccacagctttggcttgtttgctgtgaagaagttctgagtagaatgcttgctttgggaatctcgtgtctggcatgcgaacaatgtggcctgtgcagcggagatgatcaaatgtggtccgtgcttcaatgctggggatgttggcctggccgccgacgccaacgttggtgcatctgtccttccagggaatttgtaggatcttgcggagacctcgttggtgttatttctctagcaacgtgaggtgtctgctgcacatagtccatgtctctgagggtgggtattaatacagccctgtagaccatgagattagtggtagatttgagggcgtggtcttcaaacactcttttcctcaagcggccgaaggcggcactggaggcggtgttgaatcttatcgtcaatgtctggtcttgttgataagaggttcccaaggtatgggaaatggtccacgttgtccaggggcgtgccatggatcttgatgactgcggggagtgggtggagggagtgctgtgcggcgaggacaggctggtggaggacctcggacttagatgtttagtgtaaggcccatgctttggtacgcctcagtaaatacgttgactatgacttgaagttcagcctctgtatgtgcgcagacgcaggtattgtccgcgtacagtagctcaacgacagagattggggtagtcttggacctggcctggagacgacgaaggttgaacaggttcccactggttctgtagtttagttccactccagcggggagcttgttgactgagctggagcaattctggcttccgcattttagtaagtatacgaaggccttttgagagcatgcagaaaggttttacgagaatgattccaggggtgagggacttcagttacgtggatagtcaggagaagttggggttgttctcagaacagagaagattaagaggagatttgacagaggtgctcaaaatcatgaggggtctggacagagtagatagagtgggattagtagaagctcttgcagatagccggcatgggctcgatgggccaaatggcctccttccatgttgttacCAGTCTCTGATTTTAAGATGATAAAAAgtgtgttgcccaggatgctccatctcccagACACTGGGACCCATTTGGGAACAGAGATTCTGAAGCCACGCCAACTCTCTGTTCCCGAACCAAGATGGCCgtgcatgcgccctgatcccgccctgtgcaagatggatggccagtgaccccgctcacccgggcctgtcagcacggggcctgtgggctctaattcggggcctgagatttattctgtatctaagccgtgctgtacctgctctggtagtgttcgatgggacagtgtagaggaagcattttaatacatacgaaaaatgacggacaggtaaagaccatctggtccatcaagcctgtcccacacaattgcgatatatcacagcgtatacactccactccacccgaatccatgtgatctcctgggagaggcaaaaataaagattaaaaaaaaacctcggacaatttgggaaaataaaatctatGAAATTCCTTTCCAAGCCATCgaagtgattgaaactagtccaggaggtcactctggccattaaattccctgcagtacctaccttctgtaagtgttaatctccgccgcagccagaaacaaatccagcttttacttgaagtaattcagtgagtctgcatccaccacatgagagggcagcttgttccagagggctactgttctctgggaaaagaaccacctcctgatgtctaacctagatctagctttGTACAACTGAAATGTGTGTCCCCTGGTGCTTAATtgtaataaacggtcagctggaacactctctttcaccttcattatcttataaaccgcaagCATATCGCCCTAAGTCTATACTGCTCGAagctaaagagtcccaactcttttaacctatctttgtaactaagatgctttagacttggaattagtctagtgaccctttccagaacctcaatatcacccaccatgtgaggagaccaaaactggacacagtattccaagtatggcctgactaaggtcttgtataaggacaaaacagtacgcctcgccttatactccattgtcctatggatacaccacaacaccctatttgctctaactgtcaCTGCaccgcattgctcgtgtacctttaaggatgtattcactagaatgtctaaatctctatctccaccatctttaatgcctttccctggagggtgtatgaatgttgagcatttgccttgcccacatacataacactgaacttatctaagttatacatcattttccagtcatgaggccagtgtcccaacacattaagatctgcctgaatcagacaagcctcttctacagttcgagcactcgcacagatcttggtatcatttcaaaattgtgcccccaacccaaaatccagatcattaataaaaatagggaaaagcaacggtcccaacactgatccctgcaggacaccactggtgactggtctccaaacagatccaaatccatctataactgctctttacctacatcctgcagccagttctgtatccagctcaatatatttcactaataccagaggctccgatcttatagagaagcatcttgtgtggtaccttgtcaaaaggtttttggaaatctaagtcgacaatgtctactgggcttccctcatccaccaactttgtaacttcagaAAATATaattagagttgtgagacatgaactctttattatgggttgtggtgtccctaacatgtccctccctatccaagtatttatATATTGCataccttatgattctttcaagtatcttacctattactgatgttaaactgataggTCTCTGGTTACCCGGGTCAGCTTtgtcacatttttattaaaatggggacttcattagcctccttccaatctgtaggaactatttcagagtgagctattaaacatacatgccAGGGGCTCGCAAAACAcaagtcccatcgcccagaggaccctcacacagcacatgtcccatcgcccagaggtccctcacacagcacatgtcccatctcccggaggaccctcacacagcacatgtcccatctcccggaggggctcacacagcacatgtgccatctcccggaggaccctcacacagcacatgtcccatctcccggaggaccctcacacagcacatgtcccatctcccagaggggctcacacagcacatgtcccatctcccggaggaccctcacacagcacatgtcccatcgcccagaggaccctcacacagcacatgtcccatctcccggaggaccctcacacagcacatgtcccatctcccggaggaccctcacaccgcACATGTGCCatcccccggaggaccctcacacagcacatgtcccatctcccggaggaccctcacacagcacatgtcccatctcccagaggggctcacacagcacatgtcccatctcccggaggaccctcacacagcacatgtcccatctcccggaggggctcacacagcacatgtccatctcccggaggaccgtcacacagcacatgtcccatctcccggagggactcgcagagcacctgtcccatctcccggaggaccctctcccagcacgtgtcccatctcccggaggaccctcacacagcacgtgtcccatctcccggaggaccctcacacagcacatgtcccatctcccggaggaccctcacacagcacatttcccatctcccggaggaccctcacacagcacatgtcctatctcccggaggaccctcacacagcacatgtcccatctcccggaggaccctcacacagcacatgtcccatctcccggaggaccctcacacagcacatgtcctatctcccggaggggctcacacagcatatgtcccatctcccggaggaccctcacacagcacatgtcccatcacccggaggacccttggATGGATATCCTCCAGTCCGGCTGCTCTATCTCTTTTTAAGTTCTGAatgttttctaaaacaatatgtttatctatgttaatgttgctCATAAAACTATtagtaaattctaatatttgagcatgatgttaaagggtgaagactgatgcaaagtactcactaatattcccgccatactcagtgagtcctgtgtaacctgtccttgaacacccttcagtgcccaatacagactttgatagttctcggactctgcacataactgaaaaagctctgccCATGATGGCCAGTTGTCGTTAATCCTTTTATTCCCAGAGACTTTTTACTGATCGAACAGCAGCCTTCGTTTtttttagttgttccttgtattcaccctATTTATTTAAGTGTGAAATTTATTTAATTTATGGAAACTTTTATGTTtacatctttgtacagagccagtcggccacctcggctttttcttaccacatctctgtcttttaattttgactatatttgtttaccacatttttaatttagttcttaaaacctttccattgatatccaacatcggtcacatcaccaccgaggagggttgaccaatttacctgttacaatcctctgccagtttggagaagtttgccctgaaatgcggtccgtgtcgcagggtctcagtccctttggttctcccggccGATCGGGACGGTAcaatgtgatcagtgttgcccagatgttccccacacggaggcctgatcccaggtcaggctcacgactaaacaccagatccaatccatggttttccccagttactgcattaacatgttgtgtcagg encodes the following:
- the LOC139239578 gene encoding zinc finger protein 585A-like — its product is MEAEGTVHSGEKRYTCSVCGQGFSQSSKLERHKCSNTGEKPCKCGDCGKRFNSPSQLETHWRGHTGERPFTCSDCGKGFTRLSHLLRHQRVHTGERPFTCSECGMGFTQLSNMLIHQRVHTGERPFTCSECGKGFIQLSNLLIHQRVHTGERPFSCSDCGKGFTTSSDLLTHQRVHTGERPFTCSDCGKGFTTSSHLLTHQRVHTGERPFTCSDCGKGFTTSSHLLTHQRVHTGERPFTCSDCGKGFTTSSDLLTHQRVHTGERPFTCSDCGKGFTTSSNLLTHQRVHTGERPFTCSDCGKGFTASSHLLTHQRVHTGERPFTCSDCGKGFTSSSNLLRHQRVHTGARPFTSSECGRGFTKSSHLLTHQRVHNEERPCKCSDCEKSFKSKEQLIRHQRVHTGERPFTCSECGKGFTASSNLLRHQRVHTGERPFTCSECGRGFTISSHLLTHQRVHTGERPFTCSDCEKGFTTSSHLLRHQQVHTGERPFACSECGKGFTISSHLLTHQRVHTGERPFTCSECGKGFSQSGNLLRHQRVHK